CGGCGAGGATCTTCTTTCCGGTCACCATGACTTCGTGCTCCATGCCGCGGTGCTGGGGAATGCCCGGCACCGGCTCCATGCCGAGGACCTTGCTTCGCACGCCGCGCTCAGGCAGCGCCTCGATGACCTGGCCTTGGATTTCCCGACCCAAGCTCGCGAAGACCCGATCTTGATGCACGACCAGCAGACGACCGGTTTTCTCCACGCTCTTCAAGACCGTCGCCATGTCCGGCGGGACGATGGTCCGCAGGTCGATCAGCTCGACGTCGATGCCCCGTGCCACCATCTCGTCCAGCACCTTCAAAGCCTCGGCGTGGGCCAAACCCCAGGTGACGATCGTCAAGTCGCGGCCCTCGCGGCGGACCGCGGCCTGGCCGAGCGGCACCCGGAAATCCTTGGGCAGGTCGGGAATGGCCCGGCGGAGGCTGATGTCCTTGGTGTAGGCGGCGAGCTCGGCCTTGTCGCTGGGCTCGTTGGGGAAGGCGTCGCCGATGGCTTGGCGATAGAGGGCCTTGGGCTCGAAGAAAATCACCGGGCCGGCGTATTCGGCGGCCGAGCGGATCAGACCGTAGGCGTCGCGGCTGGTCGAAGGCGCGACGATAGTCAGGCCGGGGATGGCGGCGTAGAGGCCTTCGAGCGGCGTCGAGTGATAGACCGCTCCGCCGATGCCGGGCTCGACCGGCAGGCGAAGATTCCAGTTCGCTTGGCGGCTGCCGCCCGAGGTCCAGAGCAGGTTGCCGGCTTTGATCATCCAATGGAGGGCCGAAGTCGAGTAATCGCCGAATTGAATCTCGGGGAAGGCGACGGCCCCGGGGTGCATCGCAAAGCCCAGGCCGATGCCGACGATGGCCGGCTCGTTGATCGGCGCATCGGTGACCCGGCCGGGGAAGAGCTCCCAAAGGCCGGCGGTGGCTTGCATGACGCCGCCCTTCATGCCGGTGTCCTGGCCGTTCACCCAAGTCAGGGGGTTGCTCTCGATCACGTCGCGGAGGGCGGCGCGAATGGCGCCGTTGATGATGACGGCGGTGGGCCGGCCAACCAAGGGCGGCTCCTGGGCCTGGGCATAGGGTAGGCGGATATCGCTCGACATTTCGACCAGGGTCGGCTCGGGCTCGGCGGCCACTTCGCTCCAAACGCGGTCCAGCTCGGCCTTGGCCGCTTCGCCGATCTCGCCAAGGCGATGGCCGCTGAAAAAGCTGGGGGAGCCGGAAACTTCCCGGCGCCGCAGGACTTCGTCCTCGCCCAGCAGGCCTTGCTTGACCATGGACTCGCTCAGCTCGAGCAGCGGGTCGCGCTGCTTGAAGTCGAAGGGCCAATTGGCGGCCGAGCTATGGGCGTTGAGCCGGGGCAGGTTTTGCACCCAGACCAGCACCGGCATCTGCCTCTCCTTGGCGGCCGAAACGGCGACTCGATAGGTTTGGTAGACGTCGATGAAGTCGTTGCCGTCGCAGGTGTAGAACTTGGCGCCGAAGGCCTTGGCGTAGGATTGAAGGTCGCTCAAAGCCCGGCCCGAGGCCGGCTCGACGCTGATCGCCATCTGGTTGTCGAGCACGCCGATCACCACCGGCAAGTTGCGGGTGCTGAAGCCCATCACCGCCGCGCCGGTCATCGCTTCGTGAAAATCGCTCAAAGCCATCGAGCCGTCGCCCAACTCGGCATAGACCACGGCGTCGCGGTGGCCGGCCTGCTGCAGGGCCCGGGCATAGCCCACCGCCACCGAGAGATTGCGGCCGACCTCGCTGTGGGCCGGCAAGATGTTGCGCTCCAGATCGTTGAAGTGGGAGGCAGTCTGGCGGCCCCGGCTCCAAGTGTCGGTCCCGCGGCTCAGCTGCTGGCGGATATAATCGCGGAAGAAATGATCGTAGCCCTGGAGCTCCGACCAGAGTCCGGCCAAAGTGCCGGAACGGTAATGGGGGCTGATCGCGAAGGCCCGGGGATTGACCTCATGGTGGAAGGCGAAGGCCGCGGCGGTGCCTTGAATTTCATGGCCGGCATCGGTGACGGCGAAGGCGAACTCGTCGCGCTGGTAATGCTGGTAGATCTTCTGGGTGAAGACCCGTTCCTTGACCATGTGGCGGTAGGCGGCGCGCAGGAC
This bacterium DNA region includes the following protein-coding sequences:
- a CDS encoding transketolase C-terminal domain-containing protein, with protein sequence MSREVLSRIPSFILRQAGPDLSPEVQSLAKESDPELFWSGLIQVAQRHSAKGRDQEASGLLSWIVEQGGSVPEESRRKAGRELAALLGQGSFGQHAETIFQRVRREVSDPKLIAPMILGSTVFQLARGAALGRMAASEASLLTRGLGARLGAGLTGFAAEVPAFALSSRGLHAMEGIQPARSLGQDLLSATLTLGALKTFGALGSQAYAATGLGFGRQAFAQASMFTGMLASHRLEAAAGLRPADEQRHEIADILATMLSLSAGIRLGRGLLGEGFTAWEREMTVRTQNSAPTPRPLAGMGMTPALAAAGAVPAPRISLLERLGREHSVHMESDGEGNPEARLPIRTFPQTAPRSVPKLQPQLVEENPGEACPLRQPVGDFARARRLLTEESGLERSDRELYARFVLDRVADLPIVLREFVPPPNIASLPEALNWFCERFGDETPGQSYKSLLQAHRLLPPDGELDRMVAYDFLVLARTAKSDAAHYLDRLHHLNGAAYPALDARAAGRDPTRMRPIERTSLDDWEVMQDQFPELTSEVLRAAYRHMVKERVFTQKIYQHYQRDEFAFAVTDAGHEIQGTAAAFAFHHEVNPRAFAISPHYRSGTLAGLWSELQGYDHFFRDYIRQQLSRGTDTWSRGRQTASHFNDLERNILPAHSEVGRNLSVAVGYARALQQAGHRDAVVYAELGDGSMALSDFHEAMTGAAVMGFSTRNLPVVIGVLDNQMAISVEPASGRALSDLQSYAKAFGAKFYTCDGNDFIDVYQTYRVAVSAAKERQMPVLVWVQNLPRLNAHSSAANWPFDFKQRDPLLELSESMVKQGLLGEDEVLRRREVSGSPSFFSGHRLGEIGEAAKAELDRVWSEVAAEPEPTLVEMSSDIRLPYAQAQEPPLVGRPTAVIINGAIRAALRDVIESNPLTWVNGQDTGMKGGVMQATAGLWELFPGRVTDAPINEPAIVGIGLGFAMHPGAVAFPEIQFGDYSTSALHWMIKAGNLLWTSGGSRQANWNLRLPVEPGIGGAVYHSTPLEGLYAAIPGLTIVAPSTSRDAYGLIRSAAEYAGPVIFFEPKALYRQAIGDAFPNEPSDKAELAAYTKDISLRRAIPDLPKDFRVPLGQAAVRREGRDLTIVTWGLAHAEALKVLDEMVARGIDVELIDLRTIVPPDMATVLKSVEKTGRLLVVHQDRVFASLGREIQGQVIEALPERGVRSKVLGMEPVPGIPQHRGMEHEVMVTGKKILAEALRIVQ